A single genomic interval of Armigeres subalbatus isolate Guangzhou_Male chromosome 1, GZ_Asu_2, whole genome shotgun sequence harbors:
- the LOC134211551 gene encoding uncharacterized protein LOC134211551, whose product MSRLRRSPTRIRQEPAVLAEIDEEVENGSSQSVCPSDSANQIADTQAIRNTGDEVQQVPMSLISPAAQIMNNYNQTPMHPDDVKKLVPLFNPDETTSNLWLDVLENLKKIYAWPDSSVLHYAVTRLGEVPRLWYEAVRVKIASWEDFKTELRKGFPNIVDEADVHFRLMKRLKRLDESYEKYVYEIMAIGRTVNLSESALVKYVVHGIQDISLQAMLSMQKFDSVMEIIACLKRFESLNVMKHPQNFQQSTVDNRWVCHNCNEVGHISRNCMKTAVKCSQCGRSGHLFKFCRGGAPNHFNQNLDLGHSKPTTTVYTSKFGFQAADVNRGSTAG is encoded by the exons ATGTCTCGCCTTCGTAGAAGTCCGACTCGAATCCGTCAAGAGCCAGCTGTTCTTGCTGAAATCGACGAAGAAGTTGAGAATGGCTCAAGTCAATCTGTATGCCCTTCAGATTCAGCAAATCAAATTGCCGACACCCAAGCAATACGAAATACCGGTGACGAGGTTCAACAAGTTCCCATGTCGCTCATTTCACCCGCTGcgcaaataatgaataattataatcaaactccaatGCACCCGGACGATGTTAAGAAGTTGGTTCCTTTATTCAACCCTGATGAAACTACGTCAAATCTGTGGCTGGATGTtttagaaaatttgaagaaaatttatgcTTGGCCAGATTCTTCCGTTCTTCATTACGCTGTGACCAGGTTAGGAGAGGTTCCACGTCTGTGGTATGAAGCCGTACGTGTTAAGATTGCTAGTTGGGAAGATTTTAAAACAGAATTAAGAAAAGGATTTCCAAATATCGTTGACGAAGCAGATGTTCATTTTCGGTTGATGAAGCGTTTAAAAAGGTTAGACGAAAGTTATGAAAAATACGTGTACGAAATAATGGCAATCGGGAGAACAGTCAACCTCAGCGAATCAGCTCTTGTCAAATATGTGGTCCATGGAATTCAAGACATTTCCCTTCAAGCGATGTTGTCTATGCAGAAATTTGATTCGGTCATGGAGATAATTGCTTGTTTGAAACGGTTCGAGTCTTTGAATGTTATGAAGCatcctcaaaattttcaacagtcAACTGTAGATAACCGTTGGGTTTGCCATAATTGCAATGAAGTTGGTCACATTTCTAGAAACTGTATGAAAACGGCTGTCAAATGCTCACAGTGTGGTCGATCTGGTCATCTTTTCAAGTTCTGTCGTGGTGGAGCCCCAAATCATTTCAATCAGAATTTGGACTTAGGACATTCCAAACCTACGACCACCGTCTACACATCGAAATTTGGTTTTCAAGCTGCTGATGTTAATCGAGGAAGCACTGCAG GCTAA
- the LOC134207058 gene encoding uncharacterized protein LOC134207058, whose amino-acid sequence MKSLLIISFCLCLLGVTIAQSSLLSGLSSTLLTLVSNVQSQLSSLVSSVETALTNAASSSSSLAPTLTAALTNAETAIQNAQSALNTVVFNGLTSVRSSLTSDLSAATAQLAAATVDVNTIISQIVAVGDSVSSDLITELVNATANLNSLTLTVATETSSVIGSVLTGVNGLLFG is encoded by the exons ATGAAAAGCTTGCTGATTATTAGTTTCTGTTTGTGCCTTTTGGGT GTTACCATCGCTCAATCTTCGTTGCTCTCCGGTCTGAGCAGCACTCTTTTAACTCTTGTCAGCAATGTGCAAAGCCAACTATCGAGCTTGGTCAGCTCAGTCGAAACCGCTTTGACCAATGCTGCCAGTTCTTCCAGTTCTCTGGCTCCTACTTTGACTGCGGCTCTGACAAACGCCGAAACAGCCATCCAGAATGCCCAATCGGCCTTGAACACCGTCGTTTTCAACGGATTGACGTCTGTGCGTTCCAGCCTAACCTCGGACCTGTCTGCCGCTACTGCCCAGTTAGCGGCCGCCACTGTCGATGTAAACACCATCATCAGCCAAATTGTCGCAGTTGGAGACTCTGTATCGAGCGATTTGATCACCGAATTGGTCAACGCTACCGCAAATCTGAACAGTCTTACCTTGACCGTTGCAACGGAAACTTCATCGGTGATTGGTTCGGTCCTGACTGGCGTTAATGGATTGCTATTCGGTTAA